In Alligator mississippiensis isolate rAllMis1 chromosome 10, rAllMis1, whole genome shotgun sequence, one DNA window encodes the following:
- the CMKLR1 gene encoding chemerin-like receptor 1 — MEIYNYSEYDYDYGNVSDIDYSSYSLGPSSLHNTEEIIRILSVVIYSITCLLGIVGNGLVIAIIIFKMKKSVNAIWFLNLAAADFLFSVFLPLNIAYTAMKYNWIFGTAMCKLNSYLLNLNMYTSVFLLTMISIDRYLLVFFPIWSQNHRTPKLACLVCFIIWTISFMMSSPSLIFRDTEHVGQNVVCFSNFSLSSNKSYHSLGVMRHKMVTVTRFLAGFVIPITIITLCYIRIVCKLKNSRLTKSKKPFKIIVTIIVTFFLCWSPYHILHFLEMQPHKTLLSVLEVGIPITTALATFNSCMNPVLYVFMGQDFKKFKISVFSRLVNAISEDTAHSSLVHRSFSKTVSMTEKETILL; from the coding sequence ATGGAGATCTACAACTACTCCGAATATGACTATGACTACGGAAATGTTTCTGATATCGATTACAGCTCGTATAGCTTGGGGCCTAGCTCATTGCACAACACAGAGGAAATTATTAGGATCCTTTCAGTTGTAATCTATAGTATCACCTGCCTGCTGGGGATCGTGGGGAATGGTCTGGTCATTGCAATCATAATTTTCAAGATGAAGAAGTCTGTCAATGCCATTTGGTTTCTCAACCTGGCAGCTGCTGACTTTCTCTTCAGCGTCTTCCTGCCCTTAAATATTGCTTACACAGCTATGAAGTACAACTGGATATTTGGCACAGCCATGTGTAAGCTGAACTCCTACCTCTTGAACCTCAACATGTACACCAGTGTGTTTTTGCTAACCATGATCAGCATCGACCGCTACCTCTTGGTGTTTTTCCCTATCTGGTCCCAAAACCATCGAACCCCGAAGCTGGCGTGTCTGGTTTGCTTCATCATCTGGACAATCAGCTTCATGATGAGTTCCCCGTCCCTGATTTTCCGGGACACTGAGCATGTCGGCCAAAATGTGGTTTGTTTTAGCAACTTCTCTTTGTCCAGTAATAAGTcttatcactctctgggtgtgatgAGGCACAAGATGGTGACTGTCACTAGGTTTCTGGCAGGGTTCGTCATTCCCATCACCATCATCACACTCTGTTATATCCGCATTGTCTGCAAGCTGAAAAACAGCCGCCTCACCAAATCCAAAAAGCCCTTCAAGATCATTGTCACCATCATTGTGACTTTCTTCCTCTGCTGGAGCCCCTACCATATCCTGCACTTCCTGGAAATGCAGCCCCACAAAACCCTCTTGTCAGTATTAGAAGTTGGCATCCCCATCACCACGGCACTTGCTACATTTAACAGCTGCATGAATCCTGTCCTTTATGTCTTCATGGGCCAGGACTTTAAAAAATTCAAGATAAGTGTCTTCTCCAGACTGGTGAATGCCATAAGTGAAGACACTGCTCACTCCAGTCTTGTTCACAGGAGCTTCTCTAAGACGGTTTCAATGACCGAGAAGGAGACTATACTGCTCTAG